Proteins found in one Candidatus Methylomirabilota bacterium genomic segment:
- the rpsT gene encoding 30S ribosomal protein S20 has protein sequence MANTRSAMKRIKQNEKRRLRNRGARSTIRSAMKSARTAAAEKSPQSKEVVLEAIRVLDRAVTRGIIHRNTAARKKSALARSLAP, from the coding sequence GTGGCCAACACGCGATCCGCCATGAAGCGGATCAAGCAGAACGAGAAGCGTCGCCTGCGCAACCGCGGCGCGCGCAGCACCATCCGCTCCGCCATGAAGTCCGCGCGCACGGCCGCCGCCGAGAAGAGCCCGCAATCGAAGGAGGTCGTGCTCGAGGCCATCCGCGTCCTCGACCGCGCGGTGACCCGCGGCATCATCCACCGCAACACGGCCGCCCGCAAGAAGTCGGCGCTCGCCCGCTCCCTCGCCCCCTAG
- the murJ gene encoding murein biosynthesis integral membrane protein MurJ encodes MSDAHQDTRHGVVRAVGSIGLATLLSRILGFVRDMVVARAFGAGPVTDAFFVAFRIPNLLRRLLAEGALSTAFVPVFTSSLTHDGRAGFRRMLRAVTGATGLALCVVSALGMIAAPWIVRVMAPGWSSDPAQIGLASDLTRLMFPYLILVGLASLGMAALNAHHRFFTAALGPAVLNVTMILAVLVLAARVAPPILSLAIGVLVGGAGQFLVQLPELRRLGVPLWPSAEWKHPAVRLIAGRMWPAVFALAAVQVTVLVNTLLASLLPPGTVSYLYYADRVMEFPLGVFGIALATAALPSMAAQAARGEHAALRDTVSFSLRLSAFIAVPAAVGLLALGHPIVRLLFQRGEFTAADAIYTAQALAGYAVGLPAFSTTRLAAQTFYALGDTRTPVWAGLMSVAVNVVLALALMWPLQHAGLALASSLSAYVNLALLYWLLRRRLGGLGSRGTARSLARTALASSALLAWCLWAGPRLDARPGAAWTAGALIVGVLIFGGVSAALRAPELRALRQILRRRGQTLPATGDR; translated from the coding sequence GTGAGCGACGCTCACCAGGACACGCGGCACGGCGTGGTGCGGGCCGTGGGCTCGATCGGACTGGCCACGCTCCTCAGCCGGATCCTCGGTTTCGTCCGCGACATGGTGGTGGCGCGCGCCTTCGGCGCCGGCCCGGTGACGGACGCCTTCTTCGTGGCCTTCCGCATTCCGAATCTCCTGCGGCGGCTCCTCGCCGAGGGGGCGCTGTCGACCGCCTTCGTCCCCGTGTTCACCTCGTCGCTCACCCATGACGGTCGGGCGGGGTTTCGGAGGATGCTCCGCGCCGTGACGGGTGCGACCGGTCTCGCCCTCTGCGTGGTCTCCGCCCTCGGCATGATCGCCGCGCCGTGGATCGTGCGCGTCATGGCCCCGGGCTGGAGCTCGGATCCGGCGCAGATCGGGCTCGCCTCGGATCTCACGCGGCTCATGTTTCCCTACCTGATCCTGGTGGGGCTGGCCTCCCTGGGCATGGCCGCCCTGAACGCGCATCACCGATTCTTCACCGCCGCGCTCGGGCCGGCCGTGCTGAACGTGACCATGATCCTGGCCGTGCTCGTCCTGGCCGCCCGGGTGGCCCCGCCCATCCTGTCGCTGGCCATCGGCGTCCTCGTGGGCGGGGCCGGGCAGTTTCTCGTCCAGCTGCCGGAGCTTCGCCGGCTCGGGGTGCCCCTCTGGCCCTCCGCCGAGTGGAAACACCCCGCCGTCCGCCTGATCGCGGGGCGCATGTGGCCCGCCGTCTTCGCGCTGGCCGCCGTGCAGGTGACCGTCCTCGTCAATACGTTGCTGGCTTCGCTCCTGCCGCCGGGCACCGTCTCCTATCTCTACTATGCCGACCGGGTCATGGAGTTCCCGCTGGGCGTCTTCGGCATTGCCCTGGCCACGGCTGCCCTGCCGAGCATGGCCGCGCAGGCGGCGCGCGGCGAGCACGCCGCGCTTCGCGATACCGTGAGCTTCTCGTTGCGACTCTCGGCCTTCATCGCCGTGCCCGCCGCCGTCGGCCTCTTGGCCCTCGGACATCCGATCGTGAGGCTTCTCTTCCAGCGCGGAGAATTCACGGCCGCCGATGCGATCTACACGGCGCAGGCGCTGGCCGGCTACGCGGTGGGGCTGCCCGCCTTCTCGACCACCCGCCTCGCCGCGCAGACCTTCTACGCTCTCGGCGATACGCGGACCCCCGTGTGGGCCGGACTCATGTCCGTGGCCGTGAATGTCGTGCTCGCCCTCGCCCTCATGTGGCCGCTCCAGCATGCCGGGCTTGCCCTCGCCTCCTCGCTCTCCGCCTATGTCAACCTCGCCCTGCTGTACTGGCTCTTGCGTCGTCGTCTCGGCGGACTGGGCAGCCGCGGAACGGCGCGGTCGCTCGCCCGCACGGCCCTCGCCTCGAGCGCGCTCTTGGCGTGGTGCCTGTGGGCGGGACCCCGACTGGACGCGCGGCCAGGCGCCGCATGGACGGCCGGCGCGCTCATCGTCGGCGTCTTGATCTTTGGCGGCGTTTCTGCCGCGCTCAGAGCGCCAGAGCTCCGTGCGCTTCGTCAGATCCTGCGCCGTCGCGGGCAAACCTTGCCCGCCACCGGCGACCGGTGA
- the xerD gene encoding site-specific tyrosine recombinase XerD, whose protein sequence is MDPVHDFLAALQTERGASPHTLAAYRRDLTGFVGFLEREGRAVASARVGDLTEYLAVLRRRGLGARSTARHLSAVRGLYRFLLGSGGIRRDPTEHLEAPRPPRRLPRTLSVEDAATLVEAPDLSGPEGLRDRAMLELMYAAGLRASECLSLRMEDLNLAAGYVTATGKGSRQRLVPVGGQALRWVNRYVATSRPGFVKRGDPGLLFLNRYGRALSRQGLWAMMKRAARRAGLRASVSPHTLRHSFASHLLERGADLRSVQAMLGHADISTTQIYTHLPSAAVRAMYRKFHPRAVGKAS, encoded by the coding sequence ATGGACCCGGTTCACGATTTTCTCGCCGCCCTTCAGACAGAGCGGGGCGCCTCCCCTCACACGCTGGCCGCCTATCGGCGGGACCTGACGGGATTTGTCGGCTTTCTCGAGCGTGAGGGACGCGCGGTGGCCTCGGCCCGCGTGGGTGATCTGACAGAGTACCTGGCCGTGCTCCGGCGGCGAGGGCTGGGGGCACGCAGCACGGCCCGCCACCTTTCCGCCGTGCGCGGGCTCTACCGCTTCCTCCTCGGCAGCGGCGGGATACGGCGCGACCCCACCGAGCACCTCGAGGCGCCCCGGCCACCGCGGCGGTTGCCGCGCACGCTGTCGGTGGAGGACGCCGCGACCCTGGTCGAAGCCCCTGATCTCTCCGGTCCCGAGGGTCTGAGGGACCGGGCCATGCTCGAGCTCATGTATGCCGCGGGGCTTCGCGCCTCCGAGTGCTTGAGCCTCCGCATGGAAGATCTCAATCTCGCCGCGGGGTATGTGACGGCGACGGGGAAGGGCAGCCGCCAGCGGCTCGTGCCGGTGGGAGGGCAAGCCCTCCGCTGGGTCAATCGATATGTCGCCACGTCGCGCCCCGGCTTCGTCAAGCGCGGTGATCCCGGCCTCCTGTTCCTCAACCGCTACGGGCGGGCCCTCTCGCGCCAGGGACTCTGGGCCATGATGAAGCGGGCCGCGCGGCGGGCCGGCCTCCGCGCCTCCGTGTCGCCACATACCTTGCGCCATTCCTTCGCGAGCCACCTGCTCGAGCGGGGAGCCGACCTGCGCTCCGTTCAGGCCATGCTCGGCCATGCCGACATCTCGACCACGCAGATCTATACGCATCTGCCGTCGGCCGCCGTGCGCGCCATGTACCGCAAGTTCCACCCGCGGGCCGTGGGCAAGGCGAGCTGA